The Parvibaculaceae bacterium PLY_AMNH_Bact1 genome window below encodes:
- the nuoL gene encoding NADH-quinone oxidoreductase subunit L (Derived by automated computational analysis using gene prediction method: Protein Homology. GO_function: GO:0008137 - NADH dehydrogenase (ubiquinone) activity [Evidence IEA]; GO_process: GO:0042773 - ATP synthesis coupled electron transport [Evidence IEA]) → MYEAIVFLPLVGCLIAGLFGRQIGVTASQWVTCGGLVISALLSWVAFYNVALQGQAETIKVLTWIDSGSFEADWRLRIDTLTAVMLVVVTNVSALVHIYSVGYMSHDPHQSRFFAYLSLFTFAMLMLVTADNLVQLFFGWEGVGLASYLLIGFWYKKPTANAAAIKAFVVNRVGDFGLILGLSAIYLTVGSVEYDTIFAAIPGLADDSFMFLGAEFPIVTTICLLLFMGAMGKSAQFLLHTWLPDAMEGPTPVSALIHAATMVTAGVFLVCRMSPLFEFSQDALNVVVFIGATTAFFAATVGLVQNDIKRVIAYSTCSQLGYMFVAAGVGAYEVAMFHLFTHAFFKALLFLGSGSVIHAMSDEQDMRKMGGLYKFVPVTWVMMLIGTLALTGFPLTAGYFSKDAVIEAAFAAQNPVHMYAFWATVVAALFTSFYSWRLIFMTFHGKSRASNEVLSHAHESPPSMMIPLFLLAGGALGAGAMFSSLFIGSSAEGFWAGAVFTLEGNNILEDLHHVPAWVKFSPLVMMSLGFVTAWYFYIRSPETPKALAREQELLYKFLLNKWYVDEIYDFLFVKPAFWIGRFFWKQGDGRTIDGLGPDGIAARVLDVTRGINRLQTGYVYHYAFAMLLGIAALTTYFMFGGSH, encoded by the coding sequence ATGTACGAAGCAATTGTCTTCCTTCCGCTCGTCGGATGTTTGATCGCTGGATTGTTCGGGCGCCAGATCGGCGTCACCGCGTCTCAGTGGGTGACCTGTGGCGGCCTTGTTATTTCGGCTCTGTTGAGCTGGGTTGCGTTCTACAACGTGGCGCTTCAGGGGCAGGCTGAAACCATCAAGGTCCTTACCTGGATCGATAGCGGCTCTTTTGAGGCGGACTGGCGCTTGCGCATCGACACACTGACAGCCGTCATGTTGGTGGTTGTTACCAACGTGTCGGCCCTCGTGCACATCTATTCTGTTGGCTATATGAGCCACGACCCACACCAATCGCGTTTCTTCGCTTACCTCTCGCTCTTCACCTTCGCCATGCTGATGCTGGTCACGGCAGACAATCTGGTGCAGCTCTTCTTCGGTTGGGAAGGAGTGGGTCTCGCGTCCTATTTGCTCATTGGTTTCTGGTACAAAAAACCGACCGCGAATGCAGCTGCGATCAAAGCCTTTGTTGTGAACCGGGTAGGTGATTTCGGTCTTATCCTGGGGCTTTCCGCGATCTATCTCACGGTCGGCTCCGTCGAATATGACACGATCTTTGCTGCCATTCCGGGTCTCGCAGACGATAGCTTCATGTTCCTCGGCGCAGAGTTCCCTATTGTCACGACGATCTGTCTGTTGCTCTTCATGGGAGCGATGGGCAAGTCAGCCCAGTTCCTGCTCCACACCTGGCTGCCGGATGCGATGGAAGGCCCAACGCCGGTATCTGCGCTGATCCACGCCGCGACCATGGTGACAGCAGGTGTGTTCCTCGTCTGCCGCATGTCGCCACTCTTTGAGTTCTCGCAGGACGCACTAAACGTGGTCGTGTTTATTGGGGCAACGACAGCGTTCTTTGCCGCAACAGTCGGTCTGGTTCAGAACGACATCAAACGCGTGATCGCGTATTCCACATGTTCACAGCTGGGCTACATGTTCGTTGCTGCAGGGGTAGGCGCTTACGAAGTCGCCATGTTCCACCTCTTTACGCACGCGTTCTTTAAGGCACTTCTCTTCTTAGGCAGCGGCTCCGTGATCCACGCCATGTCCGATGAGCAGGACATGCGCAAGATGGGCGGGCTCTACAAGTTCGTGCCGGTCACCTGGGTCATGATGCTGATCGGGACCTTGGCGCTGACAGGCTTCCCGCTGACTGCCGGCTACTTCTCCAAGGACGCAGTGATCGAAGCAGCCTTCGCAGCTCAGAACCCGGTCCACATGTATGCTTTCTGGGCCACCGTTGTGGCAGCGCTCTTCACAAGCTTCTATTCCTGGCGCCTCATTTTCATGACATTCCATGGCAAGAGTCGTGCTTCAAACGAAGTGCTGAGCCATGCGCATGAAAGCCCGCCTTCCATGATGATCCCGCTGTTCCTGCTGGCAGGTGGTGCATTGGGGGCAGGTGCCATGTTCTCAAGCCTCTTTATCGGTAGCTCTGCAGAGGGCTTTTGGGCCGGCGCGGTCTTCACGCTGGAAGGCAACAATATTCTTGAGGACCTGCATCATGTTCCAGCCTGGGTGAAATTCTCACCATTGGTCATGATGTCCCTTGGGTTTGTAACGGCCTGGTACTTCTATATCCGCAGCCCTGAGACTCCGAAAGCGCTGGCGAGGGAACAGGAGCTTCTCTACAAGTTCCTGCTCAACAAGTGGTACGTGGACGAGATCTATGACTTCTTGTTTGTGAAGCCTGCCTTCTGGATCGGTCGCTTCTTCTGGAAACAGGGAGACGGGCGAACCATTGACGGGCTTGGGCCGGACGGGATCGCTGCACGCGTCCTTGATGTGACGCGCGGCATCAATCGGCTGCAGACCGGTTACGTTTATCATTATGCGTTCGCCATGCTTCTGGGCATCGCAGCGCTGACGACTTACTTCATGTTCGGGGGTTCCCACTAA
- the nuoK gene encoding NADH-quinone oxidoreductase subunit NuoK (Derived by automated computational analysis using gene prediction method: Protein Homology. GO_function: GO:0016651 - oxidoreductase activity, acting on NAD(P)H [Evidence IEA]; GO_process: GO:0042773 - ATP synthesis coupled electron transport [Evidence IEA]), protein MEIGLAHYLTVAAILFTLGIFGIFLNRKNVIIILMSIELMLLAVNINLVAFSTHLGDLTGQIFAMLVLTVAAAEAAIGLAILVVYFRNRGSIAVEDINLMKG, encoded by the coding sequence ATGGAAATCGGTCTTGCACATTATCTGACGGTGGCGGCGATCCTCTTCACGCTGGGGATTTTCGGCATCTTCCTGAACAGGAAGAACGTCATCATTATCCTCATGTCGATTGAGTTGATGCTCCTCGCCGTGAACATCAACCTAGTGGCTTTCTCCACGCATCTGGGCGATCTCACCGGGCAGATATTTGCCATGTTGGTTCTGACGGTCGCGGCGGCAGAGGCGGCCATCGGTCTGGCCATCCTTGTTGTTTATTTCCGTAATCGCGGCTCTATCGCCGTCGAAGACATCAATTTGATGAAAGGCTGA
- the nuoN gene encoding NADH-quinone oxidoreductase subunit NuoN (Derived by automated computational analysis using gene prediction method: Protein Homology. GO_function: GO:0008137 - NADH dehydrogenase (ubiquinone) activity [Evidence IEA]; GO_process: GO:0042773 - ATP synthesis coupled electron transport [Evidence IEA]), giving the protein METALAMPDLGPALAEIILAAGAMALLMLGVFRGDGSSRAVSIGSIALLIVAGFAVVSQPDERVLTFGGAFVMDGFAIVMKCLVLAGSAVAIVMAQGFMARENIDRFEFPVLILLATLGMLMMVSANGLIALYMGLELQSLALYVVASFHRDNTRSTEAGLKYFVLGALASGMLLYGSSLIYGFSGTTNFDVLAGVIALNGMSTGLIFGLVFLLAGLAFKISAVPFHMWTPDVYEGAPTPVTAFFAAAPKIAAMALFLRVMYGGFADAVFQWQQVVVFISIASMVLGAFAAIGQTNIKRLMAYSSIGHMGFALVGLAAGTPEGVKGVVIYLTIYLIMNAGVFCCILAMRHKEGPVEEISDLAGLSQNQPMLAAVFAMLMFSLAGIPPLAGFFAKFYVFLAAINAGLYALAIIGVLASVVGAFYYLRVVKIIYFDDPAPAFAGPMGSEIRAVLAVSALFTLLFILYPTPVLKMAEGAANSLVPTVEAAEAPAASTETAH; this is encoded by the coding sequence ATGGAAACCGCCCTCGCCATGCCGGACTTAGGTCCCGCCCTTGCGGAAATCATCCTCGCTGCCGGTGCAATGGCGCTGCTCATGTTGGGTGTGTTCAGAGGTGATGGATCAAGCCGTGCGGTGAGCATTGGGTCCATTGCGCTGCTTATTGTGGCGGGCTTCGCAGTGGTCAGCCAGCCGGACGAGCGGGTCCTGACCTTTGGTGGCGCCTTTGTGATGGATGGCTTTGCCATTGTCATGAAGTGTCTCGTGCTCGCAGGCTCAGCAGTCGCCATCGTTATGGCGCAAGGCTTTATGGCGCGCGAAAATATTGACCGGTTTGAGTTTCCTGTTCTGATCCTCCTTGCCACACTTGGCATGTTGATGATGGTCTCTGCGAACGGGTTGATCGCGCTCTATATGGGGCTGGAGCTGCAGAGCCTGGCGCTCTACGTCGTTGCTTCTTTCCATCGTGACAACACGCGCTCTACAGAAGCAGGCCTCAAATACTTCGTCCTTGGCGCGCTTGCCTCAGGCATGCTGCTTTACGGGTCATCGTTGATTTACGGCTTCTCTGGCACCACAAACTTTGATGTGCTCGCTGGCGTTATTGCGCTGAACGGCATGTCGACTGGCCTCATTTTTGGCCTGGTCTTCCTGCTTGCAGGTCTTGCCTTCAAAATCTCTGCCGTGCCGTTCCATATGTGGACACCGGATGTGTATGAGGGGGCGCCGACGCCTGTAACGGCCTTCTTCGCTGCAGCACCTAAGATCGCAGCCATGGCGCTCTTCCTGCGTGTCATGTATGGCGGTTTCGCAGATGCTGTCTTCCAATGGCAGCAGGTGGTCGTTTTCATCTCAATCGCTTCAATGGTGCTGGGTGCCTTCGCGGCGATCGGTCAAACCAACATCAAACGACTGATGGCCTACTCGTCCATCGGGCATATGGGCTTCGCGCTTGTGGGCCTCGCGGCTGGCACACCCGAAGGCGTGAAGGGCGTGGTGATCTATCTCACCATCTATCTGATCATGAATGCAGGCGTCTTCTGCTGCATCCTCGCTATGCGCCACAAGGAAGGCCCGGTTGAAGAGATATCAGACCTGGCTGGTCTGTCGCAGAACCAGCCCATGCTGGCTGCTGTCTTCGCTATGCTCATGTTCTCGCTTGCAGGTATTCCGCCGCTTGCTGGGTTCTTTGCAAAATTCTATGTCTTCCTCGCTGCGATCAATGCCGGGCTGTATGCTCTTGCGATCATTGGTGTTTTGGCGAGTGTCGTTGGAGCCTTCTACTATCTCCGCGTTGTGAAGATCATCTATTTCGACGATCCAGCCCCAGCATTTGCCGGGCCCATGGGGTCGGAAATCAGAGCTGTTCTGGCGGTATCGGCCTTGTTCACGCTCTTGTTTATTCTTTATCCAACGCCTGTTTTGAAGATGGCGGAAGGCGCTGCAAACTCTTTGGTGCCGACTGTGGAAGCAGCTGAAGCGCCAGCGGCATCCACCGAGACTGCACACTAG
- the nuoI gene encoding NADH-quinone oxidoreductase subunit NuoI (Derived by automated computational analysis using gene prediction method: Protein Homology. GO_function: GO:0016651 - oxidoreductase activity, acting on NAD(P)H [Evidence IEA]; GO_function: GO:0051539 - 4 iron, 4 sulfur cluster binding [Evidence IEA]) yields the protein MSGLTQSVRSLFLAEFVSSFVLALKYFFGPKATLNYPYEKGLLSPRFRGEHALRRYPNGEERCIACKLCEAICPAQAITIEAGPRRNDGTRRTVRYDIDMTKCIYCGFCQEACPVDAIVEGPNFEFATETREELFYTKEKLLDNGDRWEREIAKNIELDAPYR from the coding sequence ATGTCTGGTCTGACACAATCTGTACGCTCCCTGTTTTTGGCGGAGTTTGTTTCAAGCTTCGTCTTGGCTTTGAAGTATTTCTTCGGGCCTAAGGCGACATTGAACTATCCGTATGAAAAAGGCCTTCTAAGCCCGCGCTTCCGAGGGGAGCATGCGCTTCGCCGCTACCCGAACGGAGAAGAGCGCTGCATTGCCTGCAAGCTCTGTGAAGCAATTTGCCCGGCACAGGCTATTACCATTGAAGCGGGCCCCCGTCGCAATGACGGGACCCGGCGCACCGTGCGCTACGACATTGATATGACGAAATGCATCTATTGCGGCTTCTGTCAGGAAGCTTGTCCGGTAGACGCCATCGTTGAAGGACCAAACTTCGAATTCGCAACGGAAACCCGCGAAGAGCTTTTCTACACAAAAGAGAAGCTGCTTGATAACGGTGACCGTTGGGAACGCGAAATCGCTAAGAACATCGAACTTGACGCGCCTTACCGGTAA
- a CDS encoding NADH-quinone oxidoreductase subunit J (Derived by automated computational analysis using gene prediction method: Protein Homology. GO_function: GO:0008137 - NADH dehydrogenase (ubiquinone) activity [Evidence IEA]) has product MIVATIAFYIFAGVAIAAGFMVIAARNPVHSVLFLILAFFNAAGLFVLMGAEFLAMILIIVYVGAVAVLFLFVVMMLDIDFAELREGFLQYMPIGALIGLIVLLELLLVAGTWTLAPEVASLAASPIPPISDVTNAEAIGQVMYTQYVYFFQAAGMVLLVAMIGAIVLTLRKKPDAQRQSIPEQVARTAETAVELKKVEPGQGL; this is encoded by the coding sequence ATGATCGTCGCCACCATAGCTTTTTATATATTTGCAGGCGTCGCCATTGCCGCGGGCTTCATGGTTATTGCTGCCCGCAACCCCGTGCATTCCGTACTCTTTCTGATCCTGGCGTTCTTCAATGCGGCAGGGCTCTTCGTGCTGATGGGGGCAGAGTTCCTCGCGATGATCCTGATCATTGTCTATGTCGGCGCGGTTGCAGTCTTGTTCCTCTTCGTGGTGATGATGCTGGACATCGACTTTGCGGAGCTCCGTGAGGGCTTCCTGCAATACATGCCCATTGGTGCGTTGATTGGACTGATCGTTCTGCTCGAACTGCTCTTGGTTGCGGGCACCTGGACGCTCGCACCTGAAGTGGCGTCGCTGGCAGCGTCCCCAATTCCGCCTATTTCCGATGTGACCAACGCAGAAGCGATCGGCCAGGTGATGTACACGCAATATGTCTACTTCTTCCAGGCTGCCGGCATGGTTTTGCTGGTGGCCATGATCGGCGCCATCGTGCTGACGCTCCGGAAGAAGCCAGACGCACAAAGACAGAGTATTCCGGAGCAGGTCGCTCGCACGGCCGAAACCGCAGTAGAACTTAAGAAGGTGGAGCCTGGTCAGGGCCTCTAA
- a CDS encoding NADH-quinone oxidoreductase subunit M (Derived by automated computational analysis using gene prediction method: Protein Homology. GO_function: GO:0008137 - NADH dehydrogenase (ubiquinone) activity [Evidence IEA]; GO_process: GO:0042773 - ATP synthesis coupled electron transport [Evidence IEA]), whose protein sequence is MFGIPVLSIITFLPLVGALVILMIRADEEVEARNARWTAFWVTMITFIGSLSIWFGFDKTTAEFQFVEQGEWLGGAINYHMGVDGISMLFVILTTFLMPFCILASWEAIQTRVKEYMIAFLILETLMIGVFCSLDLVLFYLFFEAGLIPMFLIIGVWGGARRVYASFKFFLYTLAGSVLMLLAIMAMYWQVGTTDIPTLLAYDFPAGMQTWLWLAFFASFAVKMPMWPVHTWLPDAHVEAPTAGSVILAGILLKMGGYGFLRFSLPMFPIASDLFAPMVFGLSVVAIIYTSLVALVQEDMKKLIAYSSVAHMGFVTMGIFAATTQGVQGGIFQMLSHGWVSGALFLCVGVVYDRMHTREIAAYGGLVSRMPIYAFAFMIFTMANVGLPGTSGFVGEFLTIVGVFQVNSWVALLAATGVILSACYALYLYRRVVFGELEKDTLKNIKDVSPRELATLAPLIVATLFFGVYPLPILDVTAVSVDNLVANYQAAVEAHEVAGGGTFDFAWAGLGR, encoded by the coding sequence ATGTTTGGAATTCCAGTTCTATCCATCATTACTTTCCTGCCGCTTGTTGGTGCTCTGGTCATTCTCATGATCCGGGCGGACGAAGAGGTTGAGGCACGCAACGCCAGATGGACGGCGTTTTGGGTGACGATGATTACCTTCATCGGCTCTCTGTCGATCTGGTTCGGTTTCGATAAGACGACAGCTGAGTTCCAGTTTGTTGAGCAGGGCGAGTGGCTCGGTGGCGCGATCAATTACCATATGGGTGTTGATGGCATTTCCATGCTGTTTGTGATCTTGACCACGTTCCTGATGCCGTTCTGCATTCTAGCGAGCTGGGAGGCGATCCAGACCCGCGTGAAGGAATACATGATCGCGTTCTTGATCCTGGAAACGCTGATGATCGGCGTGTTCTGTTCCCTGGATCTGGTACTCTTCTACCTCTTCTTTGAAGCTGGCCTCATTCCGATGTTCCTGATCATCGGTGTCTGGGGGGGCGCGCGGCGCGTCTATGCGAGCTTCAAATTCTTCCTCTACACTCTGGCAGGCTCCGTTCTCATGCTGCTGGCCATTATGGCTATGTACTGGCAGGTCGGCACGACGGATATCCCAACGCTGCTGGCATATGACTTCCCTGCAGGCATGCAGACCTGGCTATGGCTTGCTTTCTTTGCTTCCTTCGCGGTGAAGATGCCCATGTGGCCCGTACACACCTGGCTGCCGGACGCTCACGTGGAAGCGCCGACAGCGGGCTCAGTGATCCTGGCGGGCATCCTGCTGAAGATGGGCGGCTACGGTTTCTTACGGTTCTCTCTGCCTATGTTCCCCATTGCGTCTGACCTTTTCGCGCCGATGGTCTTTGGATTGTCAGTGGTCGCGATCATCTACACGTCGCTGGTGGCCTTGGTGCAGGAGGATATGAAGAAGCTGATTGCATACTCCTCCGTCGCTCATATGGGCTTCGTGACCATGGGGATCTTTGCGGCGACGACCCAGGGCGTGCAGGGTGGCATTTTTCAGATGCTCTCCCACGGATGGGTCTCAGGCGCGCTCTTCCTTTGTGTCGGCGTGGTCTATGACCGCATGCACACGCGTGAGATTGCTGCCTATGGCGGTCTTGTCAGCCGCATGCCGATCTATGCGTTTGCCTTCATGATCTTCACCATGGCGAATGTCGGCCTGCCGGGCACAAGTGGGTTCGTCGGCGAGTTCCTCACCATTGTTGGGGTGTTTCAGGTGAACTCCTGGGTCGCTCTTTTGGCAGCAACTGGGGTGATCCTGTCGGCCTGCTACGCGCTTTACCTCTACCGCCGGGTTGTTTTCGGTGAGCTGGAAAAAGACACGTTGAAGAACATCAAAGACGTGAGCCCGCGGGAGCTCGCAACATTGGCGCCACTTATCGTTGCGACACTTTTCTTTGGTGTGTATCCGCTGCCAATTCTGGATGTGACCGCCGTGTCCGTCGACAATCTGGTAGCCAACTACCAAGCCGCTGTGGAGGCCCATGAAGTGGCCGGTGGTGGAACATTTGACTTTGCTTGGGCTGGCTTAGGCCGCTAA
- a CDS encoding biotin--[acetyl-CoA-carboxylase] ligase (Derived by automated computational analysis using gene prediction method: Protein Homology. GO_function: GO:0004077 - biotin-[acetyl-CoA-carboxylase] ligase activity [Evidence IEA]; GO_process: GO:0036211 - protein modification process [Evidence IEA]) has protein sequence MPDALAVPAGYKLNRHGEIDSTNEEAKRLAASGVSGPVWIVADTQTAGRGRRGRAWTSPIGNLMCTLLLRPGCGPAEAGELSFVAGLALHDAASQLLSDEVSSKVSLKWPNDLLIDGKKASGILLESESAGGLEVSWLAIGIGLNLVHFPNDTPYPATSLQAESGVVYSVGYALTALAAAFDKWYATWQQPGGFNAIREAWLKSARGVGQKITVRLADETLVGTFEGLSEDGALQLRLPSGARQQIAAGDVFFGAGGGSR, from the coding sequence ATGCCAGACGCTCTCGCGGTTCCTGCAGGCTACAAGCTGAACCGGCACGGCGAGATTGACTCCACCAATGAAGAAGCCAAACGCCTCGCAGCCAGCGGTGTGTCGGGGCCTGTCTGGATTGTCGCCGATACTCAGACTGCAGGCCGGGGCAGGCGAGGTCGCGCTTGGACATCTCCCATTGGCAATCTCATGTGCACGCTCCTGCTGCGCCCGGGGTGTGGCCCTGCAGAAGCTGGCGAACTTTCCTTTGTGGCGGGCTTGGCACTCCACGATGCGGCGTCACAACTCTTGTCTGACGAGGTCTCCTCCAAAGTGAGCCTCAAATGGCCGAACGACCTCCTGATAGATGGCAAGAAGGCTAGTGGTATTCTTCTGGAGTCAGAAAGTGCGGGCGGTTTGGAAGTAAGCTGGCTGGCCATTGGCATTGGTTTGAACCTGGTTCATTTCCCCAACGACACGCCATACCCTGCGACAAGCCTTCAGGCAGAAAGCGGCGTCGTTTATAGCGTCGGATATGCATTAACCGCGCTCGCGGCCGCATTTGATAAATGGTACGCGACCTGGCAGCAGCCAGGTGGGTTTAACGCTATCAGGGAAGCCTGGTTGAAGAGCGCGCGGGGTGTCGGGCAAAAGATCACTGTGCGCCTTGCTGATGAAACGCTTGTCGGGACGTTTGAAGGTCTGTCGGAAGATGGAGCATTGCAATTGCGGTTGCCCTCGGGGGCACGTCAGCAAATAGCTGCGGGCGACGTCTTTTTTGGCGCCGGCGGCGGTAGCCGGTAA
- the nuoH gene encoding NADH-quinone oxidoreductase subunit NuoH (Derived by automated computational analysis using gene prediction method: Protein Homology. GO_function: GO:0016651 - oxidoreductase activity, acting on NAD(P)H [Evidence IEA]), with amino-acid sequence MAELWTTYGFPLFIIVGQSLGVLVGLLLFTAYILYADRKIFAAVQMRRGPNVVGPWGLLQSFADLTKFLFKEAIIPSSANKGIYLLAPVITATLALSAWAVIPFDDGWVVADINVGLLYVLAFSSLGVYGIIMGGWASNSKYPFMGALRSAAQMVSYEVSLGFIVVCVLMTAGSMNLSDIVRAQDTGAGMFGWYWLIHFPAFVIFFISAIAETNRPPFDLPEAESELVAGYATEYSSTPFLLFFLGEFVAINLMAAMVTILFLGGWLPPFDWEPLHAVPGIIWFVLKVCFVFFLFAMVRAYVPRYRYDQLMRLGWKVFLPLSLGWVVVTAGVLVAFDLAP; translated from the coding sequence ATGGCTGAGCTCTGGACCACATACGGCTTTCCGCTGTTCATCATCGTTGGCCAATCGCTGGGTGTGCTGGTGGGGCTGCTGCTCTTCACCGCGTACATTCTCTACGCCGACCGGAAGATTTTCGCCGCCGTTCAGATGCGCCGCGGACCCAATGTGGTGGGGCCATGGGGCCTTCTGCAATCCTTCGCCGACCTGACAAAGTTTCTGTTCAAAGAAGCGATCATCCCTTCAAGCGCTAACAAGGGCATCTATCTTCTGGCCCCCGTCATCACGGCGACCTTGGCGCTGAGTGCCTGGGCAGTGATCCCCTTTGATGATGGATGGGTTGTTGCCGACATCAATGTTGGGCTGCTTTACGTCCTCGCGTTTTCGTCCCTGGGTGTCTATGGCATCATCATGGGCGGATGGGCATCTAACTCGAAATACCCGTTCATGGGTGCGCTGCGGTCTGCCGCGCAGATGGTGTCCTACGAGGTCTCGCTCGGCTTTATTGTTGTTTGTGTGCTGATGACAGCGGGTTCGATGAACCTCTCAGATATTGTTCGCGCGCAGGATACAGGCGCGGGCATGTTCGGTTGGTATTGGCTCATTCATTTCCCAGCCTTCGTGATCTTCTTCATCTCAGCGATCGCTGAGACCAACAGGCCACCGTTTGACCTGCCGGAAGCCGAATCTGAACTGGTTGCGGGTTATGCCACTGAGTATTCCTCGACACCGTTCTTGCTCTTCTTCTTGGGTGAGTTTGTTGCGATTAACCTGATGGCAGCGATGGTGACAATCCTGTTCCTCGGCGGCTGGCTGCCCCCGTTTGACTGGGAGCCACTTCATGCAGTTCCCGGCATTATCTGGTTTGTTCTGAAAGTTTGTTTCGTCTTTTTCCTCTTTGCGATGGTTCGCGCCTATGTGCCGCGCTACCGCTATGACCAACTGATGCGCTTGGGCTGGAAAGTGTTCCTGCCTCTTTCGCTCGGTTGGGTTGTAGTGACAGCCGGCGTTCTGGTCGCGTTCGATCTTGCGCCGTAA